Proteins encoded within one genomic window of Camelina sativa cultivar DH55 chromosome 19, Cs, whole genome shotgun sequence:
- the LOC104767691 gene encoding uncharacterized protein LOC104767691, with amino-acid sequence MAATNKQQDDVSDDLNYGIWARITKTTLTEKGLWDVVENGGVPPDPSKNPELAATIQPEELLEWRDLALKDMKALQILQSTLTDSAFRKTLSASSAKEVWDLLEEAYNEQAKLRRLEKQFEQVTMDESEPIVSYLDRVVKIAEELRRLKIVKSDYQVITKVLGSLTESHEDIATLLEENVNLKKVTVKSLADFFNRCESEKRRCQSQSSRNNEVPLYKMLSLTVGTVTFDEDMWLLSNGTTNHMTPNLKFFTTLDRTHRGRVVLGDGSIIMAQGRGDVKVMTKQGKRKSKTIKNVLFVPDLDKNVLSVCQLGQLGYIMIIDGDKTALKGRRTGKVFGETFKGDGGFFQRYQVIEGNLTS; translated from the coding sequence ATGGCGGCGACGAATAAACAACAAGACGATGTTTCCGATGACCTGAACTACGGAATTTGGGCACGAATCACGAAAACCACACTGACGGAGAAAGGACTCTGGGATGTCGTCGAGAACGGAGGAGTCCCGCCTGATCCATCGAAGAACCCAGAGTTAGCAGCGACGATCCAACCCGAAGAACTTTTGGAATGGAGAGATCTCGCGTTGAAAGACATGAAAGCGCTCCAGATTTTGCAGTCTACTCTCACGGATTCGGCTTTCAGGAAGACTCTCTCGGCTTCTTCGGCCAAGGAAGTTTGGGATTTGCTCGAAGAAGCTTACAATGAACAAGCTAAGCTACGTAGGTTAGAGAAGCAATTCGAACAAGTTACTATGGATGAATCAGAACCGATCGTTTCCTATTTAGATAGGGTAGTGAAAATCGCCGAAGAGTTGCGCCGTTTGAAAATTGTGAAATCTGATTACCAGGTTATCACCAAGGTGTTAGGCTCGCTAACAGAGTCGCATGAAGATATAGCTACGCTGTTAGAAGAAAACGTCAATCTGAAGAAGGTGACTGTTAAGAGTCTTGCTGATTTTTTTAACAGATGTGAATCAGAAAAGAGAAGATGTCAAAGTCAAAGCAGCAGGAATAATGAAGTACCTCTGTATAAAATGTTGTCACTCACTGTTGGTACTGTGACATTTGATGAGGATATGTGGCTGTTATCCAACGGTACCACGAATCACATGACTCCGAATTTGAAGTTTTTCACCACTCTTGACAGAACACACAGGGGTCGGGTAGTATTGGGCGACGGATCAATTATCATGGCACAAGGTAGAGGAGACGTCAAGGTCATGACCAAACAAGGGAAGAGGAAGAGTAAGACGATCAAGAATGTGCTTTTCGTTCCGGATCTCGACAAAAACGTGTTGAGTGTTTGTCAGCTGGGACAGTTAGGCTACATTATGATAATAGATGGAGACAAAACCGCTCTTAAGGGTCGGAGGACTGGGAAAGTGTTTGGGGAAACCTTCAAGGGAGATGGAGGATTTTTTCAGCGTTATCAGGTGATTGAAGGTAATCTTACTTCTTAA